One genomic window of Muntiacus reevesi chromosome 4, mMunRee1.1, whole genome shotgun sequence includes the following:
- the ACAD9 gene encoding complex I assembly factor ACAD9, mitochondrial isoform X4, whose amino-acid sequence MQVPEEYGGLGLSNTMYARLGEVIGLDASIAVTLAAHQAIGLKGIILAGSKEQKARYLPRLASGEHVAAFCLTEPASGSDAASIRTRATLSADKRHYILNGAKVWITNGGLANVFTVFAKTEVVDSNGSVKDKITAFIVERDFGGITNGKPEDKMGIRGSNTCEVHFENTRVPVENVLGEVGDGFKVAMNILNSGRFSMGSTVAGMLKKLIEMTAEYACMRKQFNRNLSEFGLIQEKFALMAQKAYVMESMAYLTAAMLDAPGSPDCSIEAAMVKVFSSEGAWTCVSEALQILGGAGYIRDYPYERLLRDSRILLIFEGTNEILRMYIALTGLQHAGRILTARVNELKRGNVTTIMETVGQRLRDSLGRSVDLGLTGKLGVVHPSLADGAHKLEENVYYFGRSVETLLLRFGKTIVEEQLVLKRVANVLINLYGMTAVLSRASRSIRLGLRDHDHEVLLANIFCSEAYHQNLFTLSQLDKHSPENLDELVKKVSQQILAKRAYICTHPLERTS is encoded by the exons ATGCAGGTCCCAGAAGAATATG GTGGCCTGGGCCTCTCCAACACCATGTACGCACGGCTGGGAGAGGTCATTGGCCTGGACGCCTCCATCGCTGTGACTCTGGCGGCTCACCAGGCCATCGGCCTCAAG GGCATCATCTTGGCTGGCAGCAAGGAGCAGAAGGCCAGGTACCTGCCCAGGCTGGCATCCGGGGAGCACGTGGCCGCCTTCTGCCTGACAGAGCCAGCCAG TGGGAGTGATGCCGCCTCCATCCGGACCAGGGCCACGCTCAGTGCAGATAAGAGGCACTACATCCTCAACGGCGCCAAG GTCTGGATCACCAATGGAGGATTGGCCAACGTCTTTACTGTGTTTGCAAAAACAGAGGTCGTTGATTCCAATGGCTCAGTGAAGGACAAGATCACAGCCTTCATAGTAGAGAGAGACTTCGGTGGCATCACCAACGGGAAACCCGAGGATAAGATGGGCATTCGAGGCTCCAACA CCTGCGAGGTCCACTTCGAGAACACCAGGGTGCCCGTGGAGAACGTCCTCGGAGAAGTCGGAGACGGCTTTAAG GTGGCCATGAACATCCTCAACAGTGGGCGCTTCAGCATGGGCAGCACGGTGGCTGGGATGCTCAAGAAGCTGATCG AAATGACCGCCGAGTACGCCTGCATGAGGAAACAGTTCAACAGGAACCTCAGTGAGTTCGGCCTGATTCAG GAGAAGTTTGCCCTGATGGCGCAGAAGGCCTACGTGATGGAAAGCATGGCGTACCTCACGGCAGCGATGCTGGACGCGCCCGGCTCCCCCGACTGCTCCATCGAGGCCGCCATGGTGAAG GTGTTCAGCTCCGAGGGCGCCTGGACATGCGTGAGCGAGGCGCTGCAGATCCTCGGCGGCGCGGGCTACATCAGGGACTACCCATACGAGCGCCTCCTGCGCGACAGCCGCATCCTGCTCATCTTTGAG GGAACCAACGAGATCCTCCGCATGTACATCGCCCTGACAGGCCTGCAGCACGCCGGCCGCATTCTGACTGCAAGGGTCAA TGAGCTCAAACGGGGCAACGTGACCACCATCATGGAGACCGTAGGCCAGAGGCTTCGGGACTCCCTGGGCCGCAGCGTGGACCTGGGTctgacagggaagcttggcgttgTGCACCCCAGCCTTGCG GACGGCGCCCACAAGCTCGAGGAAAACGTGTACTACTTCGGCCGCTCTGTGGAGACCCTGCTGCTTCGCTTTGGCAAG ACCATCGTGGAGGAGCAGCTGGTCTTGAAGCGAGTGGCCAACGTGCTCATCAACCTGTACGGGATGACGGCCGTGCTGTCTCGGGCCAGCCGCTCCATCCGCCTGGGGCTGCGGGACCACGACCACGAG GTTCTGTTGGCCAACATCTTCTGCTCAGAAGCTTACCACCAGAATCTCTTCACCCTGTCTCAGCTGGACAAGC ATTCTCCAGAAAACCTGGATGAACTGGTCAAGAAGGTGTCCCAGCAGATCCTCGCGAAGCGGGCCTACATCTGCACCCACCCTCTAGAGCGGACGTCCTGA